A stretch of the Lactuca sativa cultivar Salinas chromosome 9, Lsat_Salinas_v11, whole genome shotgun sequence genome encodes the following:
- the LOC111876536 gene encoding probable LRR receptor-like serine/threonine-protein kinase At1g06840 isoform X4, which translates to MHTTHLIKCLFEAVDGLDICTSNWCPFNTLVISKVWVSWFRFVWTMSLLLVFADSESTHPDEVTTLRAIRQSFIDPNSRLRNWRRGDPCVSNWTGVLCFNKTLDDGYLHLRELQLLNLNLSGTLSPEIRRLSYMQILDVMWNNIGGSIPKEIGQLTSLKFLLLNGNNLTGSLPEEIGNLPNLNRIQIDQNHISGPIPVSFSKLNNTKHFHMNNNSLSGQIPPELSRLPNVVHLLLDNNNLSGYLPPELSKPPYLIILQFDNNHFEGSIPSSYGNMLQLAKLSFRNCNLQGPIPDLSRIPHLTYIDLSDNNLNGSIPPVNLSHDITTIDLSRNQLTGTIPPIFSGLPNLQRLSLSNNSLNGTVPSTIWQNKTFNSTKKLTVDVKNNWLSGVSGSLDLPPNVTLSLQGNPACSNASLAQFCESSTTLVSHLQSIPSNSTDKCPPESCPNNFEYAPGSPTPCFCAAPLLVGFRLKSPGFSYFETYFYPFEVYLTSGLEINHFQLDLTYEWQKGPRLGMYLKLFPVYTVPGSNVFNRSEVLRIRSLFTQWEIPYNKFYGPYELLNFTLSDPYKNYFPTTSPSSGISKDAVAGIVVGAIVGAVLVSAFVSAYILRSHRKRYDAVSGRRRVSRASLKIEGVKSFTFEEMKHATNNFDVGSEVGHGGYGKVYKGVLTDGTAVAIKRAQEGSLQGEHEFLTEIELLSRLHHRNLVSLLGFCDEEGDQMLVYEFMSNGTLRDHLSGKYKESLSFAMRLRIALHSAKGILYLHTEANPPIFHRDIKATNILLDSKLVAKVADFGLSRLAPVVDISGIAPGHVSTVVKGTPGYLDPEYFLTHNLTDKSDVYSLGVVFLELLTGMHPITHGKNIVREVNIAYQSGKIYSVVDANMGSYPSECVEKFATLALNCCWEDTDGRPSMAEVVREIENIWQMMLDLDPRTIDSVDITEPVSSQCSSLTKNMFLVSSDISGNDLSSGVIPTISPR; encoded by the exons ATGCACACAACCCATTTGATCAAATGTCTATTTGAAGCG GTGGATGGTTTGGATATCTGTACAAGTAATTGGTGTCCTTTTAACACACTGGTGATATCCAAAGTATGGGTTTCATGGTTCAGATTTGTCTGGACCATGAGTTTGTTGCTTGTTTTTGCAGATAGTGAGTCTACTCATCCTGATGAAG TGACAACACTGAGGGCTATTAGGCAAAGCTTTATCGATCCAAACAGTAGGCTTAGGAACTGGAGGCGTGGAGATCCATGtgtatcaaattggactggagtCTTGTGCTTCAACAAAACCCTAGACGATGGTTATCTTCATCTTCGAGAACT GCAACTACTGAATCTCAATCTTTCTGGAACTTTATCTCCAGAAATAAGGCGATTATCTTATATGCAAATATT GGATGTCATGTGGAACAACATAGGTGGGAGTATACCAAAAGAGATAGGCCAACTTACATCCTTGAAATTCTT GCTCTTAAATGGAAACAATCTAACAGGCTCCTTGCCAGAAGAGATTGGGAATCTCCCCAATTTGAACCGCATACAAATCGACCAGAACCACATATCTGGACCAATACCAGTCTCATTTTCAAAACTCAACAACACAAAGCActt TCATATGAACAATAACTCTCTTAGTGGTCAAATTCCTCCTGAGCTATCTAGATTGCCAAATGTTGTTCACTT GCTTCTTGACAATAACAACTTATCAGGCTATCTTCCTCCAGAGCTCAGTAAACCACCATACTTGATTATACT TCAATTTGACAACAACCACTTTGAAGGAAGTATACCTTCCTCTTATGGCAACATGCTTCAACTGGCCAAGTT GAGTTTTAGGAATTGCAACTTGCAAGGACCAATCCCTGATCTTAGCAGGATACCACATCTTACTTATAT AGACCTGAGTGATAACAATCTTAATGGATCCATACCACCCGTGAATCTTTCTCAtgatatcacaacaat CGATCTGTCAAGGAATCAGCTTACTGGAACAATTCCTCCCATCTTTTCAGGCCTTCCTAATCTACAAAGATT GTCTCTTTCCAACAATTCATTAAATGGCACAGTTCCATCCACTATTTGGCAAAATAAGACTTTCAATTCAACCAAAAAACTTACAGT GGATGTGAAAAATAACTGGCTTTCAGGCGTTTCAGGCAGCCTTGACCTCCCTCCTAATGTCACCCTTAG TCTTCAAGGGAACCCAGCATGCTCGAATGCCAGCTTGGCACAATTCTGTGAATCTTCAACCACATTAGTCAGTCATCTGCAGAGCATTCCATCAAACTCAACTGACAAATGTCCACCAGAATCATGCCCAAACAACTTTGAATATGCTCCAGGCTCTCCTACTCCTTGTTTCTGTGCTGCACCACTGCTTGTTGGGTTTCGGTTGAAGAGTCCTGGATTCTCCTATTTTGAGACATATTTCTACCCATTCGAGGTCTACCTAACCTCTGGTCTTGAAATCAATCATTTTCAACTTGATCTCACCTATGAATGGCAAAAAGGTCCTCGACTTGGAATGTATCTAAAGCTTTTTCCGGTGTATACAGTACCTGGTTCTAATGTCTTCAATAGGAGCGAAGTACTCCGGATTCGAAGCTTGTTCACACAATGGGAGATTCCATATAACAAATTCTATGGACCTTACGAGCTTCTCAATTTCACACTATCGGATCCATATAAAAACT ACTTTCCTACCACTTCACCCTCTTCTGGTATAAGCAAAGATGCAGTTGCAGGCATCGTGGTAGGGGCGATTGTAGGTGCGGTTTTGGTCTCTGCGTTCGTGTCAGCTTATATCTTACGATCGCATCGGAAGAGGTACGATGCAGTGTCAGGAAGACGCCGTG TTTCTAGGGCATCCCTTAAAATCGAAGGAGTGAAAAGCTTCACGTTTGAAGAAATGAAACACGCTACAAACAACTTCGATGTTGGCAGTGAAGTCGGGCATGGTGGGTATGGAAAGGTGTATAAAGGCGTGCTCACTGATGGGACAGCTGTCGCCATTAAACGAGCCCAGGAAGGATCACTACAGGGTGAACATGAGTTTCTAACGGAAATTGAGTTATTGTCTAGGTTACATCATAGAAATCTGGTTTCTTTGCTTGGATTCTGCGATGAAGAAGGGGATcag ATGCTGGTTTATGAGTTCATGTCTAATGGCACTCTCAGAGATCACTTATCAG GAAAATATAAAGAATCATTGAGTTTTGCTATGAGATTAAGAATCGCATTGCATTCAGCAAAGGGCATTCTCTACCTTCATACCGAAGCTAACCCTCCAATATTTCATCGCGATATTAAGGCCACAAACATCTTACTCGACTCAAAACTCGTAGCAAAAGTTGCTGATTTTGGTCTTTCAAGACTCGCTCCTGTAGTTGACATTTCCGGAATTGCCCCCGGTCATGTATCGACAGTTGTTAAGGGAACTCCT GGCTACCTTGACCCCGAGTATTTCCTGACACATAACCTAACTGATAAAAGTGACGTTTATAGCCTTGGTGTTGTTTTTCTCGAACTCTTGACAGGGATGCACCCAATCACACATGGCAAGAACATTGTCCGAGAG GTTAATATTGCGTATCAATCTGGCAAGATATACTCGGTTGTTGATGCAAATATGGGATCTTATCCATCTGAATGTGTTGAAAAGTTTGCAACTTTGGCCCTCAATTGTTGTTGGGAAGACACGGATGGGAGACCATCGATGGCTGAAGTTGTTCGGGAAATTGAAAACATATGGCAAATGATGTTAGATCTTGACCCGAGGACCATTGACTCGGTTGATATCACTGAACCTGTGTCTTCTCAGTGTTCATCGTTAACAAAGAACATGTTCCTGGTTTCCTCAGATATCTCAGGGAATGACCTTTCTAGTGGTGTTATCCCCACCATATCACCTAGATGA
- the LOC111876536 gene encoding probable LRR receptor-like serine/threonine-protein kinase At1g06840 isoform X3, with protein MHTTHLIKCLFEAVDGLDICTSNWCPFNTLVISKVWVSWFRFVWTMSLLLVFADSESTHPDEVTTLRAIRQSFIDPNSRLRNWRRGDPCVSNWTGVLCFNKTLDDGYLHLRELQLLNLNLSGTLSPEIRRLSYMQILDVMWNNIGGSIPKEIGQLTSLKFLLLNGNNLTGSLPEEIGNLPNLNRIQIDQNHISGPIPVSFSKLNNTKHFHMNNNSLSGQIPPELSRLPNVVHLLLDNNNLSGYLPPELNQGVHCTFFGSQFDNNHFEGSIPSSYGNMLQLAKLSFRNCNLQGPIPDLSRIPHLTYIDLSDNNLNGSIPPVNLSHDITTIDLSRNQLTGTIPPIFSGLPNLQRLSLSNNSLNGTVPSTIWQNKTFNSTKKLTVDVKNNWLSGVSGSLDLPPNVTLSLQGNPACSNASLAQFCESSTTLVSHLQSIPSNSTDKCPPESCPNNFEYAPGSPTPCFCAAPLLVGFRLKSPGFSYFETYFYPFEVYLTSGLEINHFQLDLTYEWQKGPRLGMYLKLFPVYTVPGSNVFNRSEVLRIRSLFTQWEIPYNKFYGPYELLNFTLSDPYKNYFPTTSPSSGISKDAVAGIVVGAIVGAVLVSAFVSAYILRSHRKRYDAVSGRRRVSRASLKIEGVKSFTFEEMKHATNNFDVGSEVGHGGYGKVYKGVLTDGTAVAIKRAQEGSLQGEHEFLTEIELLSRLHHRNLVSLLGFCDEEGDQMLVYEFMSNGTLRDHLSGKYKESLSFAMRLRIALHSAKGILYLHTEANPPIFHRDIKATNILLDSKLVAKVADFGLSRLAPVVDISGIAPGHVSTVVKGTPGYLDPEYFLTHNLTDKSDVYSLGVVFLELLTGMHPITHGKNIVREVNIAYQSGKIYSVVDANMGSYPSECVEKFATLALNCCWEDTDGRPSMAEVVREIENIWQMMLDLDPRTIDSVDITEPVSSQCSSLTKNMFLVSSDISGNDLSSGVIPTISPR; from the exons ATGCACACAACCCATTTGATCAAATGTCTATTTGAAGCG GTGGATGGTTTGGATATCTGTACAAGTAATTGGTGTCCTTTTAACACACTGGTGATATCCAAAGTATGGGTTTCATGGTTCAGATTTGTCTGGACCATGAGTTTGTTGCTTGTTTTTGCAGATAGTGAGTCTACTCATCCTGATGAAG TGACAACACTGAGGGCTATTAGGCAAAGCTTTATCGATCCAAACAGTAGGCTTAGGAACTGGAGGCGTGGAGATCCATGtgtatcaaattggactggagtCTTGTGCTTCAACAAAACCCTAGACGATGGTTATCTTCATCTTCGAGAACT GCAACTACTGAATCTCAATCTTTCTGGAACTTTATCTCCAGAAATAAGGCGATTATCTTATATGCAAATATT GGATGTCATGTGGAACAACATAGGTGGGAGTATACCAAAAGAGATAGGCCAACTTACATCCTTGAAATTCTT GCTCTTAAATGGAAACAATCTAACAGGCTCCTTGCCAGAAGAGATTGGGAATCTCCCCAATTTGAACCGCATACAAATCGACCAGAACCACATATCTGGACCAATACCAGTCTCATTTTCAAAACTCAACAACACAAAGCActt TCATATGAACAATAACTCTCTTAGTGGTCAAATTCCTCCTGAGCTATCTAGATTGCCAAATGTTGTTCACTT GCTTCTTGACAATAACAACTTATCAGGCTATCTTCCTCCAGAGCTCA ATCAAGGAGTTCATTGTACTTTCTTTGGTAGTCAATTTGACAACAACCACTTTGAAGGAAGTATACCTTCCTCTTATGGCAACATGCTTCAACTGGCCAAGTT GAGTTTTAGGAATTGCAACTTGCAAGGACCAATCCCTGATCTTAGCAGGATACCACATCTTACTTATAT AGACCTGAGTGATAACAATCTTAATGGATCCATACCACCCGTGAATCTTTCTCAtgatatcacaacaat CGATCTGTCAAGGAATCAGCTTACTGGAACAATTCCTCCCATCTTTTCAGGCCTTCCTAATCTACAAAGATT GTCTCTTTCCAACAATTCATTAAATGGCACAGTTCCATCCACTATTTGGCAAAATAAGACTTTCAATTCAACCAAAAAACTTACAGT GGATGTGAAAAATAACTGGCTTTCAGGCGTTTCAGGCAGCCTTGACCTCCCTCCTAATGTCACCCTTAG TCTTCAAGGGAACCCAGCATGCTCGAATGCCAGCTTGGCACAATTCTGTGAATCTTCAACCACATTAGTCAGTCATCTGCAGAGCATTCCATCAAACTCAACTGACAAATGTCCACCAGAATCATGCCCAAACAACTTTGAATATGCTCCAGGCTCTCCTACTCCTTGTTTCTGTGCTGCACCACTGCTTGTTGGGTTTCGGTTGAAGAGTCCTGGATTCTCCTATTTTGAGACATATTTCTACCCATTCGAGGTCTACCTAACCTCTGGTCTTGAAATCAATCATTTTCAACTTGATCTCACCTATGAATGGCAAAAAGGTCCTCGACTTGGAATGTATCTAAAGCTTTTTCCGGTGTATACAGTACCTGGTTCTAATGTCTTCAATAGGAGCGAAGTACTCCGGATTCGAAGCTTGTTCACACAATGGGAGATTCCATATAACAAATTCTATGGACCTTACGAGCTTCTCAATTTCACACTATCGGATCCATATAAAAACT ACTTTCCTACCACTTCACCCTCTTCTGGTATAAGCAAAGATGCAGTTGCAGGCATCGTGGTAGGGGCGATTGTAGGTGCGGTTTTGGTCTCTGCGTTCGTGTCAGCTTATATCTTACGATCGCATCGGAAGAGGTACGATGCAGTGTCAGGAAGACGCCGTG TTTCTAGGGCATCCCTTAAAATCGAAGGAGTGAAAAGCTTCACGTTTGAAGAAATGAAACACGCTACAAACAACTTCGATGTTGGCAGTGAAGTCGGGCATGGTGGGTATGGAAAGGTGTATAAAGGCGTGCTCACTGATGGGACAGCTGTCGCCATTAAACGAGCCCAGGAAGGATCACTACAGGGTGAACATGAGTTTCTAACGGAAATTGAGTTATTGTCTAGGTTACATCATAGAAATCTGGTTTCTTTGCTTGGATTCTGCGATGAAGAAGGGGATcag ATGCTGGTTTATGAGTTCATGTCTAATGGCACTCTCAGAGATCACTTATCAG GAAAATATAAAGAATCATTGAGTTTTGCTATGAGATTAAGAATCGCATTGCATTCAGCAAAGGGCATTCTCTACCTTCATACCGAAGCTAACCCTCCAATATTTCATCGCGATATTAAGGCCACAAACATCTTACTCGACTCAAAACTCGTAGCAAAAGTTGCTGATTTTGGTCTTTCAAGACTCGCTCCTGTAGTTGACATTTCCGGAATTGCCCCCGGTCATGTATCGACAGTTGTTAAGGGAACTCCT GGCTACCTTGACCCCGAGTATTTCCTGACACATAACCTAACTGATAAAAGTGACGTTTATAGCCTTGGTGTTGTTTTTCTCGAACTCTTGACAGGGATGCACCCAATCACACATGGCAAGAACATTGTCCGAGAG GTTAATATTGCGTATCAATCTGGCAAGATATACTCGGTTGTTGATGCAAATATGGGATCTTATCCATCTGAATGTGTTGAAAAGTTTGCAACTTTGGCCCTCAATTGTTGTTGGGAAGACACGGATGGGAGACCATCGATGGCTGAAGTTGTTCGGGAAATTGAAAACATATGGCAAATGATGTTAGATCTTGACCCGAGGACCATTGACTCGGTTGATATCACTGAACCTGTGTCTTCTCAGTGTTCATCGTTAACAAAGAACATGTTCCTGGTTTCCTCAGATATCTCAGGGAATGACCTTTCTAGTGGTGTTATCCCCACCATATCACCTAGATGA
- the LOC111876536 gene encoding probable LRR receptor-like serine/threonine-protein kinase At1g06840 isoform X1 produces the protein MHTTHLIKCLFEAVDGLDICTSNWCPFNTLVISKVWVSWFRFVWTMSLLLVFADSESTHPDEVTTLRAIRQSFIDPNSRLRNWRRGDPCVSNWTGVLCFNKTLDDGYLHLRELQLLNLNLSGTLSPEIRRLSYMQILDVMWNNIGGSIPKEIGQLTSLKFLLLNGNNLTGSLPEEIGNLPNLNRIQIDQNHISGPIPVSFSKLNNTKHFHMNNNSLSGQIPPELSRLPNVVHLLLDNNNLSGYLPPELNQGVHCTFFGSQFDNNHFEGSIPSSYGNMLQLAKLSFRNCNLQGPIPDLSRIPHLTYIDLSDNNLNGSIPPVNLSHDITTIDLSRNQLTGTIPPIFSGLPNLQRLSLSNNSLNGTVPSTIWQNKTFNSTKKLTVDVKNNWLSGVSGSLDLPPNVTLSLQGNPACSNASLAQFCESSTTLVSHLQSIPSNSTDKCPPESCPNNFEYAPGSPTPCFCAAPLLVGFRLKSPGFSYFETYFYPFEVYLTSGLEINHFQLDLTYEWQKGPRLGMYLKLFPVYTVPGSNVFNRSEVLRIRSLFTQWEIPYNKFYGPYELLNFTLSDPYKNYFPTTSPSSGISKDAVAGIVVGAIVGAVLVSAFVSAYILRSHRKRYDAVSGRRRVSRASLKIEGVKSFTFEEMKHATNNFDVGSEVGHGGYGKVYKGVLTDGTAVAIKRAQEGSLQGEHEFLTEIELLSRLHHRNLVSLLGFCDEEGDQMLVYEFMSNGTLRDHLSVTGKYKESLSFAMRLRIALHSAKGILYLHTEANPPIFHRDIKATNILLDSKLVAKVADFGLSRLAPVVDISGIAPGHVSTVVKGTPGYLDPEYFLTHNLTDKSDVYSLGVVFLELLTGMHPITHGKNIVREVNIAYQSGKIYSVVDANMGSYPSECVEKFATLALNCCWEDTDGRPSMAEVVREIENIWQMMLDLDPRTIDSVDITEPVSSQCSSLTKNMFLVSSDISGNDLSSGVIPTISPR, from the exons ATGCACACAACCCATTTGATCAAATGTCTATTTGAAGCG GTGGATGGTTTGGATATCTGTACAAGTAATTGGTGTCCTTTTAACACACTGGTGATATCCAAAGTATGGGTTTCATGGTTCAGATTTGTCTGGACCATGAGTTTGTTGCTTGTTTTTGCAGATAGTGAGTCTACTCATCCTGATGAAG TGACAACACTGAGGGCTATTAGGCAAAGCTTTATCGATCCAAACAGTAGGCTTAGGAACTGGAGGCGTGGAGATCCATGtgtatcaaattggactggagtCTTGTGCTTCAACAAAACCCTAGACGATGGTTATCTTCATCTTCGAGAACT GCAACTACTGAATCTCAATCTTTCTGGAACTTTATCTCCAGAAATAAGGCGATTATCTTATATGCAAATATT GGATGTCATGTGGAACAACATAGGTGGGAGTATACCAAAAGAGATAGGCCAACTTACATCCTTGAAATTCTT GCTCTTAAATGGAAACAATCTAACAGGCTCCTTGCCAGAAGAGATTGGGAATCTCCCCAATTTGAACCGCATACAAATCGACCAGAACCACATATCTGGACCAATACCAGTCTCATTTTCAAAACTCAACAACACAAAGCActt TCATATGAACAATAACTCTCTTAGTGGTCAAATTCCTCCTGAGCTATCTAGATTGCCAAATGTTGTTCACTT GCTTCTTGACAATAACAACTTATCAGGCTATCTTCCTCCAGAGCTCA ATCAAGGAGTTCATTGTACTTTCTTTGGTAGTCAATTTGACAACAACCACTTTGAAGGAAGTATACCTTCCTCTTATGGCAACATGCTTCAACTGGCCAAGTT GAGTTTTAGGAATTGCAACTTGCAAGGACCAATCCCTGATCTTAGCAGGATACCACATCTTACTTATAT AGACCTGAGTGATAACAATCTTAATGGATCCATACCACCCGTGAATCTTTCTCAtgatatcacaacaat CGATCTGTCAAGGAATCAGCTTACTGGAACAATTCCTCCCATCTTTTCAGGCCTTCCTAATCTACAAAGATT GTCTCTTTCCAACAATTCATTAAATGGCACAGTTCCATCCACTATTTGGCAAAATAAGACTTTCAATTCAACCAAAAAACTTACAGT GGATGTGAAAAATAACTGGCTTTCAGGCGTTTCAGGCAGCCTTGACCTCCCTCCTAATGTCACCCTTAG TCTTCAAGGGAACCCAGCATGCTCGAATGCCAGCTTGGCACAATTCTGTGAATCTTCAACCACATTAGTCAGTCATCTGCAGAGCATTCCATCAAACTCAACTGACAAATGTCCACCAGAATCATGCCCAAACAACTTTGAATATGCTCCAGGCTCTCCTACTCCTTGTTTCTGTGCTGCACCACTGCTTGTTGGGTTTCGGTTGAAGAGTCCTGGATTCTCCTATTTTGAGACATATTTCTACCCATTCGAGGTCTACCTAACCTCTGGTCTTGAAATCAATCATTTTCAACTTGATCTCACCTATGAATGGCAAAAAGGTCCTCGACTTGGAATGTATCTAAAGCTTTTTCCGGTGTATACAGTACCTGGTTCTAATGTCTTCAATAGGAGCGAAGTACTCCGGATTCGAAGCTTGTTCACACAATGGGAGATTCCATATAACAAATTCTATGGACCTTACGAGCTTCTCAATTTCACACTATCGGATCCATATAAAAACT ACTTTCCTACCACTTCACCCTCTTCTGGTATAAGCAAAGATGCAGTTGCAGGCATCGTGGTAGGGGCGATTGTAGGTGCGGTTTTGGTCTCTGCGTTCGTGTCAGCTTATATCTTACGATCGCATCGGAAGAGGTACGATGCAGTGTCAGGAAGACGCCGTG TTTCTAGGGCATCCCTTAAAATCGAAGGAGTGAAAAGCTTCACGTTTGAAGAAATGAAACACGCTACAAACAACTTCGATGTTGGCAGTGAAGTCGGGCATGGTGGGTATGGAAAGGTGTATAAAGGCGTGCTCACTGATGGGACAGCTGTCGCCATTAAACGAGCCCAGGAAGGATCACTACAGGGTGAACATGAGTTTCTAACGGAAATTGAGTTATTGTCTAGGTTACATCATAGAAATCTGGTTTCTTTGCTTGGATTCTGCGATGAAGAAGGGGATcag ATGCTGGTTTATGAGTTCATGTCTAATGGCACTCTCAGAGATCACTTATCAG TTACAGGAAAATATAAAGAATCATTGAGTTTTGCTATGAGATTAAGAATCGCATTGCATTCAGCAAAGGGCATTCTCTACCTTCATACCGAAGCTAACCCTCCAATATTTCATCGCGATATTAAGGCCACAAACATCTTACTCGACTCAAAACTCGTAGCAAAAGTTGCTGATTTTGGTCTTTCAAGACTCGCTCCTGTAGTTGACATTTCCGGAATTGCCCCCGGTCATGTATCGACAGTTGTTAAGGGAACTCCT GGCTACCTTGACCCCGAGTATTTCCTGACACATAACCTAACTGATAAAAGTGACGTTTATAGCCTTGGTGTTGTTTTTCTCGAACTCTTGACAGGGATGCACCCAATCACACATGGCAAGAACATTGTCCGAGAG GTTAATATTGCGTATCAATCTGGCAAGATATACTCGGTTGTTGATGCAAATATGGGATCTTATCCATCTGAATGTGTTGAAAAGTTTGCAACTTTGGCCCTCAATTGTTGTTGGGAAGACACGGATGGGAGACCATCGATGGCTGAAGTTGTTCGGGAAATTGAAAACATATGGCAAATGATGTTAGATCTTGACCCGAGGACCATTGACTCGGTTGATATCACTGAACCTGTGTCTTCTCAGTGTTCATCGTTAACAAAGAACATGTTCCTGGTTTCCTCAGATATCTCAGGGAATGACCTTTCTAGTGGTGTTATCCCCACCATATCACCTAGATGA